A single genomic interval of Vibrio nitrifigilis harbors:
- a CDS encoding tRNA-dihydrouridine synthase — MRVILGPMEGVLDHLMREMLTEINDYDFCVTEFVRVVHQPLPDHVFYRLCPELKNGSRTQAGVPVKVQLLGQEPKWMAENAVRAAELGGPMVLTSISVAS; from the coding sequence ATGCGTGTAATTTTAGGCCCGATGGAGGGCGTGTTAGATCATTTGATGCGAGAAATGCTGACAGAAATCAACGATTATGATTTCTGCGTAACAGAGTTCGTGCGGGTCGTTCACCAACCACTCCCCGACCATGTGTTCTATCGCCTCTGCCCAGAGTTAAAGAACGGTTCACGTACGCAAGCTGGTGTGCCCGTTAAAGTTCAACTCCTTGGCCAAGAGCCTAAATGGATGGCAGAAAATGCCGTTCGCGCCGCAGAATTGGGCGGGCCTATGGTATTGACCTCAATTTCGGTTGCCAGCTAA